The following proteins are encoded in a genomic region of Limosilactobacillus reuteri subsp. reuteri:
- the rsmD gene encoding 16S rRNA (guanine(966)-N(2))-methyltransferase RsmD — MRIVAGDFGGRKLSAVPGMATRPTTDKVKEALFNIIGPYFNGGTSLDLFAGSGGLSIEAVSRGISQAVLVDRQYQAIKTIKKNIDVTKHVEQFKVYKMDAHKALNLFAKDKMKFNLVFLDPPYAKQQIVNDIEQMVKNNLLAKDAIIVAETDQNAKLPTDLADFNFIRRQEYGITVLTIYQYEGESK, encoded by the coding sequence ATGAGAATTGTTGCAGGAGACTTTGGGGGACGAAAGCTAAGTGCTGTTCCGGGAATGGCAACGCGTCCAACAACTGATAAAGTTAAAGAAGCATTATTTAATATAATCGGTCCTTACTTTAATGGCGGAACCAGTCTAGATTTGTTTGCCGGAAGCGGTGGATTAAGTATTGAAGCTGTATCACGCGGAATCAGTCAGGCAGTCCTAGTTGATCGTCAATATCAAGCAATCAAAACAATTAAGAAGAATATTGACGTTACAAAACATGTTGAACAATTTAAAGTTTATAAAATGGACGCTCATAAAGCATTAAATTTGTTTGCAAAAGACAAGATGAAATTTAACTTGGTCTTTTTAGATCCGCCCTATGCTAAACAGCAAATTGTTAATGATATTGAGCAGATGGTTAAAAATAATTTACTAGCTAAAGATGCAATAATTGTGGCAGAAACAGATCAGAATGCGAAATTGCCAACAGATTTAGCTGATTTTAACTTTATTCGCCGTCAAGAATATGGAATTACGGTTTTAACAATTTATCAATATGAAGGAGAATCAAAATAA
- the rpsT gene encoding 30S ribosomal protein S20: MPIIKSAIERVRTSEKAEARNASQLSQMRTAIKKFDKAKLAGADNLDDLYKAAISAIDRAHSKGLIKANKAARDKSRLSARYAK; the protein is encoded by the coding sequence ATGCCAATTATCAAATCAGCAATTGAACGTGTTCGTACTAGTGAAAAAGCTGAAGCACGTAACGCTTCACAATTAAGCCAAATGCGGACTGCTATTAAGAAGTTCGATAAGGCAAAGCTTGCTGGCGCAGATAACCTTGACGACTTATACAAGGCTGCTATCTCAGCAATTGACCGTGCCCACTCTAAGGGCCTTATCAAGGCTAACAAGGCTGCACGTGACAAGTCACGTCTCTCAGCACGTTACGCTAAGTAA
- the holA gene encoding DNA polymerase III subunit delta, translating to MDIAQLSTQLKTKTPAMVYLILGKQQVLQQQAIDAFTSLIPENEQVMNVGRYDMEATPLAVALDDAMATPFFGERRLVIINKPFFLTGEKRHSKVEHDLDSLKKYLEHPEPSTILVFTAPYEKLDGRKGIVKQLKKTAVLVDASPLDERAARQRVRTQLSTAGFEISEAALDELVQRTNADYGMMDASLTKLKILAYHEKKIDQNMVAALVPQSLDENVFDLVTAVLKHNQIKALDLYQQLLAGQQPPLRINAVLVGQFRLLIQIKVLSKRGLTQGSLASQLNVHPYRIKLGLKTARDFSMQALENAYLGLIRIEQSLKTTQRDPSLLFQLFMLQYSQQSKGA from the coding sequence TTGGACATTGCCCAATTATCTACACAATTAAAAACTAAAACCCCAGCAATGGTATATTTGATTTTAGGAAAACAACAGGTTCTTCAACAGCAGGCAATTGATGCCTTTACAAGCCTTATTCCAGAGAATGAACAGGTCATGAATGTTGGTCGATATGATATGGAAGCCACGCCGTTGGCAGTTGCTTTGGATGATGCGATGGCGACTCCATTTTTTGGTGAACGACGATTAGTTATTATCAATAAACCGTTCTTCTTAACTGGTGAGAAAAGGCATTCGAAAGTTGAGCATGATTTGGATAGCTTAAAAAAGTATCTTGAACACCCTGAACCGTCTACAATTTTAGTTTTTACGGCCCCTTATGAAAAGCTTGATGGACGAAAAGGGATTGTAAAGCAATTAAAGAAGACAGCAGTTTTAGTTGATGCTAGTCCACTTGATGAACGAGCAGCTCGTCAAAGAGTGAGAACTCAATTATCAACTGCTGGGTTTGAAATATCAGAAGCTGCTTTGGATGAGTTGGTTCAACGGACTAATGCGGATTATGGGATGATGGATGCAAGCTTAACTAAATTAAAGATTTTGGCTTATCATGAAAAAAAGATTGATCAAAACATGGTAGCCGCTTTAGTTCCGCAATCATTAGATGAAAATGTATTTGATTTAGTCACTGCGGTTCTTAAGCATAATCAAATAAAGGCCTTAGATCTCTATCAACAGCTATTAGCAGGTCAGCAACCACCGTTAAGGATTAATGCGGTGCTAGTGGGGCAGTTTCGGTTGTTGATTCAAATAAAAGTATTAAGCAAACGCGGCCTTACGCAAGGGAGTCTAGCAAGTCAACTTAATGTCCATCCTTATCGAATTAAATTGGGATTAAAGACTGCACGTGATTTCTCAATGCAGGCGTTAGAAAATGCCTATTTGGGATTAATTCGTATTGAACAATCGTTAAAAACGACACAGCGCGATCCATCACTTTTATTTCAGTTATTTATGTTACAGTATTCTCAGCAGAGCAAAGGGGCATGA
- a CDS encoding ComE operon protein 2, translating into MKPRIDWDQYFMIQAALLASRSTCNRLSVGAVLVRDKRIIAGGYNGSVAGDAHCIDEGCYLRDGHCVRTIHAEMNALLQCAKFGISADGASIYVTDFPCLQCTKSLLQTGIKEINYIRNYHNDDYAMKLLKLKNVALHQIKLDSDILEEVDLDQYINPDQK; encoded by the coding sequence ATGAAACCGAGAATTGATTGGGACCAGTATTTTATGATTCAAGCAGCTTTATTGGCGTCGCGAAGTACCTGCAACCGCCTTTCAGTAGGTGCAGTTTTAGTTCGTGATAAGCGGATAATTGCTGGTGGGTACAATGGCTCAGTCGCTGGTGATGCACATTGTATTGATGAAGGCTGTTATTTACGTGATGGACATTGTGTGCGAACTATTCATGCAGAAATGAATGCTCTTTTACAGTGTGCTAAGTTTGGTATTTCTGCTGATGGGGCAAGCATTTATGTAACAGATTTTCCTTGTTTACAATGTACCAAAAGTTTATTGCAGACTGGAATTAAGGAGATAAATTATATTCGTAATTATCACAATGATGATTATGCAATGAAATTACTTAAACTAAAAAATGTTGCGCTTCATCAGATTAAATTAGATAGTGATATTTTAGAAGAGGTCGATCTGGACCAGTATATCAACCCAGATCAAAAATAG
- the typA gene encoding translational GTPase TypA produces the protein MKTRDDIRNIAIIAHVDHGKTTLVNEMLKQSDTLPEHFSIEDRAMDTNAIERERGITILSKNTAVKYDNHQINILDTPGHADFGGEVERVMKMVDGVLLVVDAFEGTMPQTRFVLKKALEQHLTPIVVINKVDRKGARPEEVVDEVLDLFIELGADEDQLDFPVVYTSAMNGTSSYDSDVSTQEHTMKPLFDTIIKTIPAPVDNSDEPLQFQVAILDYNDFVGRIGIGRVFRGKIKVGDNVTLMKLDGSKKNFRVTKLFGFFGLKRLEINEAEAGDLIAVSGMEDINVGETVADAEHPEAITPLRIDPPTLQMTFRTNDSPFAGREGKFVTARQLEDRLKREMQTDVSLKVEDTDDPGAWTVSGRGELHLSILIETLRREGYELSVSRPQVIYREIDGVMSEPFEEVQIDTPDEYTGAVIDSLSKRKGEMKNMEPGENGQTRLIFLAPSRGLIGYSTEFMTMTRGYGIMSHTFEKYAPVIKNWNPGRQKGTLVSMNAGKATTYAMMGIESRGQLLIDPGTEVYEGMIVGENSRENDITVNITKGKNLTNVRAAGSDEMAHIKTPTHFSLEESLEFLNEDEYCEVTPENIRLRKKTLNTNAREKEAKRRRAASRK, from the coding sequence TTGAAAACTCGTGACGACATTCGTAACATTGCGATTATTGCCCACGTTGACCACGGTAAGACTACCTTAGTTAACGAAATGTTGAAGCAATCAGATACTTTACCAGAACACTTCTCAATTGAAGATCGTGCGATGGATACTAACGCTATTGAGCGTGAACGTGGTATTACTATTCTTTCGAAAAATACTGCTGTTAAATATGACAATCACCAAATTAACATCTTGGATACACCAGGACACGCGGACTTCGGTGGTGAAGTTGAACGTGTTATGAAGATGGTTGATGGTGTATTACTTGTTGTGGATGCTTTCGAAGGGACGATGCCTCAGACACGGTTCGTTCTTAAGAAGGCTCTTGAACAACACTTAACACCAATTGTTGTGATTAACAAGGTTGACCGTAAAGGTGCTCGTCCTGAAGAAGTTGTTGATGAAGTTCTTGACCTCTTTATCGAATTAGGTGCTGATGAAGATCAACTTGACTTCCCAGTTGTTTACACTTCAGCAATGAACGGTACTTCAAGTTATGATTCAGATGTTTCTACTCAAGAACACACCATGAAGCCATTGTTTGATACTATTATCAAGACAATTCCTGCTCCAGTAGACAATTCTGATGAACCACTTCAATTCCAAGTTGCTATCTTAGATTACAATGACTTCGTTGGTCGAATTGGTATCGGTCGTGTCTTCCGTGGTAAGATTAAGGTCGGAGATAATGTTACCTTAATGAAGCTTGATGGCTCAAAGAAGAATTTCCGGGTTACTAAGCTCTTTGGTTTCTTCGGTTTGAAGCGGTTGGAAATTAATGAAGCTGAAGCCGGTGACTTAATTGCGGTTTCTGGGATGGAAGACATCAACGTTGGTGAAACTGTAGCTGATGCAGAACACCCCGAAGCAATTACTCCATTACGGATTGATCCACCTACATTACAAATGACTTTCCGGACCAACGATTCTCCATTTGCTGGTCGTGAAGGTAAATTTGTTACTGCCCGTCAGCTTGAAGATCGTTTGAAGCGTGAAATGCAAACTGATGTGTCATTAAAGGTTGAAGATACTGATGACCCAGGTGCATGGACTGTTTCAGGTCGTGGAGAATTACACCTTTCTATCTTGATCGAAACTTTACGTCGTGAAGGATATGAATTATCTGTATCACGTCCACAAGTTATTTACCGTGAAATTGATGGAGTAATGAGTGAACCATTTGAAGAAGTTCAAATCGATACTCCAGATGAATACACTGGTGCAGTTATTGATAGCCTTTCTAAACGTAAGGGTGAAATGAAGAACATGGAACCAGGCGAAAATGGTCAAACTCGTCTTATCTTCTTAGCACCATCACGTGGTTTGATTGGATACTCAACTGAATTTATGACTATGACCCGTGGCTACGGAATCATGAGCCATACCTTTGAAAAATACGCACCAGTTATCAAGAACTGGAACCCTGGTCGTCAAAAAGGTACTCTTGTATCCATGAATGCTGGTAAGGCTACTACTTACGCAATGATGGGTATCGAAAGTCGTGGTCAATTATTAATTGATCCAGGTACGGAAGTTTACGAAGGTATGATCGTTGGTGAAAACAGTCGTGAAAATGATATTACTGTTAACATCACCAAGGGTAAGAACTTAACGAACGTTCGTGCTGCTGGTTCTGATGAAATGGCTCACATTAAGACCCCTACTCACTTCTCCCTTGAAGAATCGCTTGAATTCTTAAATGAAGATGAATACTGTGAAGTAACTCCAGAAAATATCCGTTTACGGAAGAAGACCCTTAACACAAATGCCCGTGAAAAGGAAGCTAAGCGTCGTCGTGCTGCTTCACGGAAGTAA
- a CDS encoding DNA internalization-related competence protein ComEC/Rec2, giving the protein MAILCYSLQKNWATITADKQMEVTQRILVYPDELKFNGNFMTGTAIDIQTGQREAITMSFKSPQMLKNIDKLTTPSIWLINGQLKPIIPRTNENQFDNLTYNHHRRICNQVQINRVEQIVRQKRGIVGWCHTLRKRLSLYFETLPPPLSAYCQQLIIGSSNEDSAELMVSIKRLGLLHLFCISGMHIVLFTDLLRRLLVHLWWRKESIDLFLIIILPFYLLIGGGATSLIRATIMAELGLLHRYLNLDRLDGWALSLLIGLVIDPLLLLTLGGQLSYLLSFILQVLPESVRGFKQSLLLNLISLPSLLSYVYEVHLLSFGVSYLIIPLFSTIVFPAVLVGALSFKLFEPLTYLINAGLKCFQYILNWLSDFPGMIHFGKPPLILALLLFAASLFVISQDTSLKSWKILALLYVITGGIIHLPLNGEVTFVDIGQGDSIIIREPFNRRVTMIDTGGKLNFKKPDWATSKHSQDDAQRITINYLKSKGIRQIDNICLTHHDADHIGYLTTILDNIAVKRLIVSAGMERQPALLNKVRTAEKSSPMIIPVTDNVKLSSFPLQILHPFVPGEGKNEDSLVLAGKFGGKRFLFTGDLDQENEEKVIQKYPQLKSDILKAGHHGSKTASSYLFLQTVAPKYAIISAGRFNRYRHPDEITIKNFQRLNINYLSTQQFGMIQYVYHGRNGKIKTTLRGDETSWTLPNYLHN; this is encoded by the coding sequence ATGGCGATTTTGTGTTACAGTTTACAAAAAAATTGGGCAACTATTACGGCAGATAAGCAAATGGAAGTTACCCAAAGAATATTAGTTTACCCTGATGAATTAAAATTTAATGGAAATTTTATGACAGGGACTGCGATCGACATTCAAACTGGACAACGCGAAGCAATAACGATGTCGTTTAAGTCACCCCAGATGCTAAAAAATATTGATAAGCTTACAACACCCTCGATATGGCTTATTAATGGGCAGTTAAAACCGATTATTCCCCGTACAAATGAAAATCAATTTGATAACTTAACTTATAACCATCATCGTCGGATCTGTAATCAAGTTCAAATTAACCGGGTAGAGCAAATAGTTAGGCAAAAAAGAGGGATAGTTGGCTGGTGTCATACATTAAGAAAACGACTCAGCCTCTACTTCGAAACTTTACCGCCTCCTCTTAGTGCATATTGCCAACAATTAATAATTGGTAGTAGTAATGAGGATTCGGCTGAATTAATGGTAAGTATCAAAAGGCTTGGCCTGCTTCACCTTTTTTGCATTTCAGGAATGCATATCGTACTTTTCACTGATTTATTACGGCGACTATTGGTTCATTTATGGTGGCGTAAAGAATCGATTGATTTATTCTTAATTATTATTTTGCCGTTTTATCTTCTCATTGGTGGTGGAGCAACAAGCTTGATAAGAGCAACCATTATGGCTGAACTTGGCCTTCTTCATCGATATTTAAATTTGGACCGTCTTGATGGGTGGGCGCTGAGCTTATTAATTGGATTGGTTATTGATCCGTTGCTATTGCTTACATTAGGCGGTCAATTAAGCTATTTGCTTTCTTTTATTCTTCAAGTTCTTCCAGAATCAGTACGTGGTTTTAAACAGTCTTTATTATTGAATTTAATTAGTTTGCCTTCGTTATTGAGTTATGTATATGAGGTTCATCTTCTAAGCTTTGGGGTTAGTTATTTAATAATTCCGCTATTTTCTACAATTGTTTTTCCAGCGGTCTTGGTTGGGGCACTTAGTTTTAAGCTTTTTGAACCACTCACGTATCTAATTAATGCTGGTTTAAAATGCTTTCAATATATTTTAAATTGGTTATCTGATTTTCCAGGAATGATTCATTTTGGGAAACCACCGTTAATTTTGGCCCTTCTATTATTTGCGGCATCTTTATTTGTTATTTCTCAAGATACATCTTTAAAATCATGGAAGATATTAGCCTTATTGTATGTAATTACTGGAGGGATAATTCATTTGCCACTTAATGGCGAAGTTACCTTTGTTGATATTGGACAGGGGGACTCGATAATTATTAGAGAACCTTTTAATCGACGGGTAACAATGATTGATACAGGAGGCAAATTAAATTTTAAAAAGCCGGATTGGGCGACTTCAAAGCATTCTCAAGATGATGCCCAACGAATAACTATTAATTATTTGAAAAGTAAAGGCATTAGGCAAATTGATAATATTTGTTTAACTCACCATGATGCAGATCATATCGGCTATTTAACAACGATTTTAGATAATATAGCAGTGAAAAGATTGATTGTCTCAGCGGGGATGGAAAGACAACCAGCACTTCTTAATAAAGTAAGGACTGCTGAAAAGTCATCGCCAATGATAATTCCGGTGACTGATAATGTTAAGTTGTCATCATTTCCATTGCAAATTCTACATCCTTTTGTTCCGGGTGAAGGGAAAAATGAAGATTCTTTAGTGTTAGCTGGGAAATTTGGTGGGAAAAGATTCCTTTTTACTGGGGATTTGGACCAGGAAAATGAAGAAAAAGTTATTCAAAAGTATCCGCAACTAAAGTCAGATATCTTAAAAGCTGGTCATCATGGCAGTAAAACTGCTAGTAGTTATTTATTTTTGCAGACAGTTGCTCCTAAGTATGCGATAATTTCAGCTGGACGATTTAATAGGTATCGCCATCCTGATGAAATAACAATAAAAAATTTTCAAAGATTAAATATTAATTACTTATCAACGCAGCAATTTGGAATGATACAATATGTATACCATGGTCGAAATGGAAAAATAAAAACAACATTGAGGGGAGATGAGACAAGTTGGACATTGCCCAATTATCTACACAATTAA
- a CDS encoding SepM family pheromone-processing serine protease, protein MKKQDNVILRRIGIILGLVLLLGCFLFWPLNSYIESPGTAADLQSFVKIKRHPDRYKGSFMLTSVAIQRAHPATYLYAKMMPYMSIESAEDVTGGQNSATYDRVQKFYMDSSINEAIAVAYNAAHQKVTRRYLGIYVLQVQPNSKFKHDIHVGDTITKVDGHHFNTAQGFQKYIGAKKVGTPLAVTYTRDGKTKTVTHPLVKIANTNKPGIGIILTNNMQVKTKIPVKVDAGQYGGPSGGLMFSLQIYQQISGKDLQRGRKIAGTGTINSDGTVGEIGGIDKKVIAAHRAGATIFFAPYIKPTKEILKYEEGHLTNYQMAKKAAKKYAPGMKVVPVTSFDDAVKYLQTHK, encoded by the coding sequence ATGAAAAAGCAAGATAATGTAATATTACGACGAATAGGAATTATTTTAGGGCTTGTCCTTTTACTAGGCTGCTTTTTGTTCTGGCCCCTAAATTCCTATATCGAAAGTCCGGGAACGGCAGCTGATTTACAGTCTTTTGTTAAAATAAAGAGACACCCCGATCGATATAAGGGGAGTTTTATGTTGACATCGGTGGCGATTCAACGCGCCCATCCTGCAACATATTTATATGCCAAAATGATGCCCTATATGTCAATCGAGAGTGCAGAGGATGTAACTGGCGGTCAAAATAGTGCAACGTATGACCGTGTCCAAAAATTTTATATGGATAGCTCAATTAACGAGGCAATTGCAGTTGCTTACAATGCCGCTCACCAAAAAGTAACGCGACGCTATCTAGGAATTTATGTATTGCAAGTTCAGCCTAATTCTAAATTCAAACATGATATTCATGTTGGGGATACAATTACAAAAGTAGATGGTCATCACTTTAATACCGCTCAAGGCTTTCAAAAATATATTGGTGCTAAAAAAGTTGGCACTCCGTTAGCGGTTACTTATACTCGAGATGGGAAAACTAAAACTGTCACTCATCCGCTTGTTAAAATTGCTAATACTAATAAGCCGGGAATTGGGATCATCCTTACTAACAATATGCAAGTTAAGACTAAGATCCCAGTAAAGGTTGATGCTGGTCAATACGGTGGGCCATCCGGTGGCTTAATGTTCAGTTTACAAATATATCAACAAATTAGTGGAAAAGATTTGCAACGGGGACGTAAAATTGCCGGAACTGGAACGATAAATTCAGACGGGACCGTTGGAGAAATTGGTGGAATTGACAAGAAAGTAATCGCCGCGCACCGTGCAGGAGCCACTATTTTCTTTGCCCCTTATATAAAACCAACGAAAGAGATTCTTAAGTATGAAGAAGGTCATCTGACTAATTATCAAATGGCTAAAAAAGCAGCTAAAAAATATGCACCGGGAATGAAGGTTGTCCCAGTCACTTCCTTTGATGACGCGGTGAAATATTTACAAACGCATAAGTAA
- a CDS encoding helix-hairpin-helix domain-containing protein produces the protein MQQLSELWIKYRVQVLMIVIAAVVGGYWILNKNNNDALISNTNAVLTSSETGSSLTSTTTMKGTVAIDIKGAVKMPGVYELKADDRVNEALKAAGGPLPSADLRQVNLAKQLTDQQMIYIPLQGETPVASSSTEPSAANNENGNDNSAKINLNTATKEQLCQITGIGDKKADLILQYRQEHGQFKSIDELKEINGFGEKTVAKLKDHLSI, from the coding sequence ATGCAGCAATTATCAGAATTATGGATAAAATATCGAGTACAAGTGCTGATGATAGTGATTGCTGCAGTGGTTGGGGGATATTGGATACTTAATAAAAACAATAACGATGCTTTAATTTCAAATACTAATGCTGTTTTAACAAGTAGCGAAACGGGAAGCAGTTTAACTTCTACCACTACGATGAAAGGGACCGTTGCCATTGATATAAAAGGTGCCGTAAAAATGCCCGGAGTTTATGAGTTGAAAGCAGATGATCGTGTGAACGAAGCCTTGAAGGCGGCAGGTGGACCACTACCCAGTGCAGATTTGCGTCAAGTGAATCTTGCTAAACAATTAACAGATCAGCAAATGATCTATATTCCGCTTCAAGGCGAAACGCCGGTAGCTTCCAGCAGTACAGAACCATCAGCAGCTAATAATGAAAATGGCAACGATAATTCTGCAAAGATAAATCTAAATACGGCAACCAAAGAACAACTATGTCAAATAACGGGAATTGGCGATAAAAAAGCAGACTTGATATTACAATACCGACAAGAACACGGTCAGTTTAAGAGTATTGACGAACTTAAAGAAATAAATGGCTTTGGCGAAAAAACTGTTGCTAAACTAAAAGATCACCTATCTATCTAG
- the rpsO gene encoding 30S ribosomal protein S15 yields MAISKERKDQIIKEFATHEGDTGSTQVQVAVLTADINELNDHLRTHKHDYHSQRGLMKKIGHRRNLLAYLRRTDLPAYRELIQKLGLRR; encoded by the coding sequence ATGGCTATTTCAAAAGAACGTAAAGATCAAATTATTAAGGAATTCGCAACTCACGAAGGAGACACTGGTTCTACTCAAGTTCAAGTTGCTGTTTTAACTGCTGACATCAACGAATTGAACGATCACCTTCGTACACACAAGCACGATTACCATTCACAACGTGGTTTAATGAAGAAGATTGGTCACCGTCGTAACTTATTAGCTTACTTACGTCGGACTGATTTACCTGCTTACCGTGAACTTATCCAAAAGTTAGGTTTACGTCGGTAA
- the coaD gene encoding pantetheine-phosphate adenylyltransferase, with amino-acid sequence MKVAVFPGSFDPLTLGHLDLIKRGSALFDQLAVAVMTNESKNPLFTVEERVAQIKEAVSGLDNVSVITTEGLTVDLMNRIGADYLMRGLRNTTDFQYERDIAAMNNFLDDQCETVFFLAKPEYQHLSSSLLKEVTSAGGDISAYLPANINEALKKRLMEREMLRVKKDNEKAR; translated from the coding sequence ATGAAAGTTGCAGTTTTTCCTGGATCATTTGACCCATTAACACTTGGACATTTAGATTTAATTAAACGAGGAAGTGCATTATTTGATCAATTGGCAGTAGCGGTAATGACTAATGAAAGTAAAAACCCGCTGTTTACTGTTGAAGAACGAGTAGCGCAAATTAAAGAGGCAGTTAGCGGACTAGATAATGTTTCGGTTATTACAACAGAGGGCTTAACTGTTGATCTAATGAACCGCATTGGGGCAGATTACTTAATGCGTGGTTTGCGTAATACTACTGATTTTCAATATGAACGTGATATTGCGGCGATGAATAACTTTTTAGATGATCAGTGTGAGACCGTCTTTTTCCTTGCCAAGCCTGAATATCAGCACTTATCTAGTAGTTTGCTAAAAGAAGTAACATCGGCTGGGGGAGATATCTCAGCTTATCTTCCTGCTAATATTAATGAAGCACTAAAAAAGCGTTTAATGGAACGAGAAATGTTACGGGTTAAGAAAGACAATGAAAAAGCAAGATAA
- a CDS encoding FtsW/RodA/SpoVE family cell cycle protein translates to MKKKKLRFRKIRSVWNNVRYLDYYILVPYLALCLVGIVMVYSASASIEMQNGGTPLGYLVKQTIYVVMGVAVMAFMANYPLRHYRTPRFLRDSTLVVGALLVIVLVFSRAVNGAKGWISLGFFNIQPVEICKLYFILYLADRMAKIRQRGQHFTTDAKGPWLIIVVFLGLIMIQPDIGGMAINGAIIAIMLLAADYKWGVGLGIILVLPALGYLGLERLVESGLLQGGGYQVARFVAFLNPFGNASGSGSQLVNSYYAISNGGVFGVGLGNSIQKMGYLPEPNTDFIMSITSEELGLVGVTAILVTLLFLICRIIQVGVRADSLYQTLICYGSATFFTIETLFNIGGVLGLLPITGVTFPFISYGGSSMLILSATVGIIMNISMQQNRDRLVMGKPFVPETGGVKNV, encoded by the coding sequence GTGAAGAAAAAGAAATTAAGATTCCGTAAGATTCGTTCTGTATGGAATAACGTCCGCTACCTTGATTATTATATTTTAGTTCCTTATCTTGCTTTATGTTTAGTAGGAATTGTAATGGTCTATTCAGCTAGTGCTTCCATTGAAATGCAAAATGGTGGAACCCCATTAGGATATTTAGTAAAACAAACAATTTATGTTGTAATGGGAGTTGCAGTAATGGCATTTATGGCAAATTATCCTTTGCGGCATTATCGAACGCCAAGGTTTTTGCGGGATTCAACATTGGTGGTTGGTGCTTTACTTGTCATTGTTTTAGTCTTTAGCCGAGCTGTTAACGGAGCTAAAGGTTGGATATCTTTAGGCTTCTTTAATATTCAACCGGTGGAAATTTGTAAGCTATATTTTATCTTATATTTAGCTGATCGAATGGCTAAAATTAGGCAACGGGGACAACATTTTACCACTGATGCTAAAGGTCCTTGGCTCATAATTGTAGTCTTTCTCGGATTGATTATGATTCAACCAGATATTGGAGGAATGGCGATTAACGGAGCGATTATTGCAATCATGCTTTTAGCGGCGGATTATAAATGGGGCGTTGGTTTGGGGATAATTCTTGTTTTACCAGCGCTTGGCTACCTTGGATTGGAACGACTAGTTGAAAGTGGTTTGCTCCAAGGCGGTGGATACCAAGTTGCGCGTTTTGTTGCCTTTCTAAATCCTTTTGGAAATGCTAGTGGTTCAGGAAGCCAATTAGTTAATTCCTATTACGCAATCAGTAATGGTGGTGTATTTGGGGTAGGACTTGGAAACAGTATCCAGAAAATGGGATATTTGCCAGAACCCAATACCGACTTTATTATGTCGATTACTAGTGAAGAATTGGGCCTAGTTGGGGTAACGGCAATTTTGGTTACTTTACTCTTTTTGATTTGTCGTATTATTCAAGTTGGGGTGCGGGCAGATAGTTTGTATCAAACGCTCATCTGTTATGGTTCAGCAACATTTTTTACGATTGAAACACTCTTTAATATTGGTGGAGTTCTAGGACTCTTGCCGATTACGGGGGTTACCTTCCCATTTATTAGTTATGGGGGATCAAGTATGTTGATTCTTTCTGCAACGGTAGGCATTATAATGAATATTAGTATGCAGCAAAACCGTGATCGCTTGGTTATGGGAAAACCGTTTGTTCCTGAAACAGGAGGCGTAAAGAATGTTTAA
- a CDS encoding YlbG family protein: MFKLIPRRSLIIYINNNRVIRALRHYGQVDYISRRMHYVVMYVDQSDVEKIKEKIGRLRAVKKVELSARPDLDPTLADLELTGVYQLHDEDDKK; the protein is encoded by the coding sequence ATGTTTAAATTAATTCCACGCCGTTCCTTGATAATTTACATTAATAATAATCGTGTGATTCGAGCTCTTCGTCATTATGGTCAGGTTGATTATATTTCTCGCCGAATGCATTATGTGGTAATGTATGTAGACCAAAGTGATGTCGAAAAAATAAAAGAGAAGATAGGTCGATTACGCGCAGTGAAAAAGGTTGAATTATCAGCTCGGCCAGATTTAGACCCGACGTTAGCTGATCTTGAATTAACGGGGGTCTATCAATTACATGATGAGGATGATAAAAAATGA